From Spirochaetota bacterium, the proteins below share one genomic window:
- the dxs gene encoding 1-deoxy-D-xylulose-5-phosphate synthase, with product MNKCILPTINNLSDLKKLSLAELSLLSDEIRDFLIDNVTKTGGHLAPNLGVVELTVALHYVFDSPKDAFIWDVGHQSYVHKILTGRQDKFPTLRKKNGMSGYPSPMESEHDIVHAGHSSTSVSLGVGIATAKKIDQNNSSTVAIIGDGSFTSGMVYEALNDASWREVPLLIILNDNKMSISENVGGISKHLNILRTNKMYLSLKKEVSGILSYTKIGRWIHDLLFAIKSSIKKRFFNRQNIFENLGVHYLGPFDGHNLSQLISIFEEVKNHKTTLLLHVLTQKGRGSVDALKDPINYHGISAKDDSISLNPKKGKSWSSIFGEIVCTLAEKNEDIIVLTAAMREGTGLINYSKQFPNRFIDVGIAEQHAVTCAAGLAIQGKRPIVAIYSTFLQRAYDQVLHDVAIAEYPVIFCLDRSGLVPGDGKTHQGIFDIAYLRIIPNMIIMSPLTEKELQLMLTQALIWGKPVAIRYPKDIAPIWDKSTEDIILGQGIELVSGNDGVIVIFGSLLEEALMIQKLLTEHHKNYAIYHLRFAKPINDTVITYLNAKKHIVLLEEGIATGGIGEYLQNKIDKNTSLLIKNINDQFPNTDTREGLLKDFGFEAINLTKEILDNLY from the coding sequence ATGAATAAATGTATATTACCAACAATTAATAATCTTTCAGATTTAAAAAAATTATCACTCGCAGAATTGTCTTTATTATCAGATGAAATTCGGGATTTTCTTATAGATAATGTTACCAAAACTGGAGGACATTTGGCTCCAAATTTGGGTGTTGTAGAATTAACTGTAGCCTTACATTATGTTTTTGACTCACCTAAAGATGCTTTTATTTGGGATGTAGGGCATCAATCTTATGTACATAAAATCCTTACAGGAAGACAAGATAAATTTCCAACACTTCGTAAAAAAAACGGCATGTCTGGATATCCTTCGCCCATGGAAAGTGAACATGATATTGTTCATGCAGGACATAGTTCTACTTCTGTATCCTTAGGAGTGGGAATAGCAACAGCAAAAAAAATTGATCAAAATAATAGTTCAACGGTAGCTATTATCGGTGATGGATCTTTTACCAGTGGTATGGTTTATGAAGCTTTGAATGATGCATCTTGGAGAGAAGTTCCTTTATTGATTATTTTAAATGATAATAAAATGTCTATTTCCGAAAATGTAGGTGGTATTTCTAAACATCTTAATATCCTACGCACGAACAAAATGTACCTATCTTTAAAAAAAGAAGTGTCTGGCATCCTGTCTTATACTAAGATAGGACGCTGGATTCATGATCTATTATTTGCCATAAAATCATCTATTAAAAAACGATTTTTTAATAGACAGAATATTTTTGAAAATCTCGGGGTGCATTATTTAGGGCCTTTTGATGGACATAATTTATCTCAATTGATTAGTATTTTTGAAGAAGTTAAAAATCACAAAACAACTTTATTACTTCATGTACTTACCCAAAAAGGCAGAGGATCGGTAGATGCACTAAAAGATCCTATTAATTATCATGGAATCTCAGCCAAAGATGATAGTATTTCTTTGAATCCAAAAAAAGGAAAATCTTGGTCTAGTATATTTGGTGAGATAGTTTGCACTTTAGCAGAAAAGAATGAAGATATTATTGTTCTTACTGCCGCAATGCGGGAAGGAACAGGTCTTATTAATTATTCCAAACAATTTCCTAATCGTTTTATTGATGTTGGTATTGCAGAACAACACGCAGTTACTTGTGCAGCAGGTCTTGCGATACAAGGTAAAAGACCAATTGTAGCAATATATTCTACTTTTTTACAACGAGCTTATGATCAAGTATTACACGATGTTGCTATTGCAGAATATCCAGTGATTTTTTGTTTGGATAGATCGGGTTTAGTCCCTGGTGATGGCAAAACACACCAAGGTATTTTTGATATTGCTTATCTTCGTATTATTCCTAATATGATTATTATGAGTCCTCTTACTGAAAAAGAATTACAACTAATGTTAACGCAAGCACTTATTTGGGGAAAACCAGTAGCAATACGCTATCCTAAAGATATAGCACCTATTTGGGATAAGTCTACAGAGGATATTATCTTAGGGCAAGGAATAGAACTTGTATCGGGTAATGATGGAGTGATTGTGATTTTTGGCTCTTTATTAGAAGAAGCTTTAATGATACAAAAATTATTAACAGAACATCATAAAAATTACGCTATTTATCATTTGAGATTTGCAAAGCCTATCAATGATACAGTTATTACCTATCTTAATGCGAAAAAACATATTGTTTTATTAGAAGAGGGGATCGCTACTGGTGGTATAGGAGAATATTTGCAAAATAAAATAGACAAAAACACTTCTTTATTGATTAAAAATATTAATGATCAATTTCCGAATACAGATACCCGTGAAGGATTATTAAAAGATTTTGGATTTGAAGCAATAAATCTTACCAAAGAAATACTAGATAATTTATATTAA
- the ftsH gene encoding ATP-dependent zinc metalloprotease FtsH: MNKKKTKKKLPSNGNQGLTIGVFLLITLGLFVVWSKLESPATVVEYSKFFQQLENDNIESISIQGQKIEGIYTSKNTNVVKNFLTIMPMNDPMLLPLLKEKNILTKGKIVQSSGTSSSFWWILIISAGVLMLWSSFSKGGGGGGPGQAMNFGKTKARLHSDTGEKKMFSDVAGVTEAKDDLEEVVEFLKHPKKFLDLGAKIPKGVLLVGPPGTGKTLLAKAVAGEANVPFFSVSGSEFVEMFVGVGASRVRDLFANGRKKAPAIIFIDELDAVGRARGSGWGGSHDEREQTLNQILVEMDGFDSSEGLIIIAATNRPDILDPALKRPGRFDRQVIVDRPDVKAREAILVVHSKKKKLAENIDLSIIAKGTPGFTGADLENLANEAALKAGRENRKEITANDFEYAKDKVMMGPERRSMVMTDEDKLTTAYHEAGHAVSGHYLTLVDPIHKVTIIPRGQALGVTFFLPQNDKYSFIKKKVEENIIMALSGRVAEEIMFGKEYISAGARGDIEHVTKYARAMVCEWGMSDLLGTIQYGESEGPVFLAKDISSRKTYSEKTHEDIDTEIKRIVSEAYARALILLNEHKDKLIDLAEVLLEKETLSSTEVIAILGDVNRPKFPILDEFRKTHPARVFPAIETINTLDDASEVLAKNTEETKV, from the coding sequence ATGAATAAAAAGAAAACTAAAAAAAAACTCCCATCTAATGGAAATCAAGGACTGACTATAGGAGTATTTTTATTAATCACTTTAGGTCTTTTTGTGGTATGGTCAAAACTTGAATCTCCAGCGACAGTAGTTGAATATTCTAAGTTTTTTCAACAATTAGAAAATGATAATATTGAATCTATTTCTATTCAAGGTCAAAAAATTGAAGGTATATATACTAGTAAAAATACAAATGTAGTCAAAAACTTTTTGACTATTATGCCTATGAATGATCCTATGTTATTACCACTTTTAAAAGAAAAAAACATTCTTACTAAAGGTAAGATTGTCCAATCATCGGGTACTAGTTCTTCTTTTTGGTGGATTTTAATTATTTCTGCTGGTGTATTAATGCTTTGGTCTTCTTTTTCTAAAGGCGGTGGTGGTGGTGGACCAGGTCAAGCAATGAATTTTGGTAAAACTAAAGCTAGACTTCATAGTGATACTGGTGAGAAAAAGATGTTTTCAGATGTTGCAGGTGTAACAGAAGCCAAAGATGATTTGGAAGAAGTTGTAGAATTTTTAAAACACCCTAAGAAATTTCTAGATTTAGGAGCAAAAATACCAAAAGGGGTTCTTTTGGTAGGCCCTCCAGGAACAGGTAAAACACTCTTAGCTAAAGCTGTTGCTGGAGAAGCGAATGTTCCTTTCTTCAGTGTTTCAGGTTCTGAATTTGTTGAAATGTTTGTTGGTGTTGGTGCTTCAAGAGTTAGAGATCTTTTTGCTAATGGGCGTAAAAAAGCTCCTGCTATTATTTTTATAGATGAGCTTGATGCTGTTGGTCGTGCTAGAGGATCAGGCTGGGGTGGTTCACATGATGAAAGAGAACAAACACTCAATCAAATTCTTGTAGAGATGGATGGCTTTGATTCTTCTGAGGGATTAATTATTATCGCAGCTACTAATAGACCAGATATTCTCGATCCTGCTTTAAAAAGACCAGGTCGTTTTGATAGACAAGTTATTGTAGATAGACCAGATGTAAAAGCGAGAGAAGCTATTCTGGTCGTACATTCAAAGAAGAAAAAATTAGCTGAAAATATAGATCTTTCTATAATCGCTAAAGGTACTCCAGGATTTACAGGAGCAGATTTAGAGAATCTTGCTAATGAAGCTGCCTTAAAAGCTGGTCGTGAAAATCGAAAAGAAATAACAGCCAATGATTTTGAATATGCAAAAGATAAAGTCATGATGGGACCAGAAAGACGCTCTATGGTAATGACAGACGAAGATAAGCTTACAACAGCTTATCATGAAGCTGGGCATGCTGTCTCTGGGCACTATTTGACATTAGTTGATCCTATTCATAAAGTTACGATTATTCCTAGAGGTCAAGCACTTGGAGTTACTTTTTTCCTTCCACAAAATGATAAATATTCTTTTATTAAGAAAAAAGTTGAAGAAAATATCATCATGGCTTTGAGTGGTCGTGTTGCTGAAGAAATTATGTTCGGTAAAGAATATATATCTGCAGGTGCTCGTGGAGATATAGAACATGTTACAAAATATGCTAGAGCTATGGTGTGTGAATGGGGGATGAGTGATCTTTTAGGTACTATCCAGTATGGTGAAAGTGAAGGTCCTGTATTCTTGGCAAAAGATATCTCAAGCCGAAAGACATACTCTGAAAAAACACATGAAGATATAGATACAGAAATCAAAAGAATCGTTTCTGAAGCTTATGCAAGAGCATTGATTTTGTTAAACGAACATAAAGATAAATTAATAGATCTTGCTGAAGTTTTGTTAGAAAAAGAAACACTTTCTTCTACTGAAGTGATAGCTATATTAGGTGATGTTAATAGACCTAAATTTCCAATTTTAGATGAATTTAGAAAAACACATCCTGCTCGTGTATTTCCTGCTATCGAAACAATTAACACTTTAGATGACGCATCTGAAGTGTTAGCAAAAAATACAGAAGAAACAAAAGTATAA
- the hpt gene encoding hypoxanthine phosphoribosyltransferase: protein MKKLEVLFTQEQIAQRVKEIAQNINDYIGDDEAVIIANLKGAIPFYADIFRCLTGKVRMDFIETQSYIDNISSGHVKITRDLSENIEGKKIVIIEDILDTGLTFEHILKHIKNFHNPMSCKIAVLLNKIENRRVDIKADWIGFDIPNHFVIGYGLDDNQYLRNLPYIGYWV from the coding sequence ATGAAAAAATTAGAAGTTTTATTTACTCAAGAGCAGATAGCACAACGAGTCAAAGAGATAGCTCAAAACATCAATGATTATATAGGTGATGATGAGGCTGTAATTATAGCTAATCTCAAGGGTGCTATTCCTTTTTATGCAGATATATTTCGTTGTCTTACGGGAAAAGTTCGTATGGATTTTATCGAAACACAGAGTTATATAGATAATATAAGCTCAGGTCATGTTAAAATTACAAGAGATCTTTCTGAAAATATTGAAGGTAAAAAAATTGTAATAATTGAAGATATTTTAGATACAGGCTTAACTTTTGAACATATTTTGAAACATATAAAGAATTTTCATAACCCTATGTCTTGTAAGATAGCTGTGTTATTAAACAAAATAGAAAATAGAAGAGTTGATATTAAAGCTGATTGGATAGGCTTTGACATTCCAAATCATTTTGTTATTGGATATGGATTAGATGACAATCAATATCTTAGAAATTTACCATATATTGGTTATTGGGTGTAA